In Opitutaceae bacterium TAV5, one genomic interval encodes:
- a CDS encoding transcriptional regulator encodes MIYLTWSAPSLWHGLRAYAREAGWLLVAPPTLLAGPPKTPIKFDGVIILPTEYTAFDARKFFPGAKIVDILGAKGLVPDARVIVDHGKVGQMAANYLHSLGCKSFLGLDLKNYKYGLRKRNIAYRSQLEDLGIKREHTKVLHYDGWGEYSAANLSILPAHLKRALVGMPLPVGVFSPDGYAADVFEQGVMELGYRVPDDIAVLSTDNDRGICEMARVPLSSVDVNLSKLGYEAARLLDRLMAGDKNAPREIVIPPLGIEKRRSTERTSCDDPIVSAILEYIREHFMEKITAELIIHDIHASRTNAFVRFRKVMGRSIGEEIERVRIEHAQSLLTTTDYKVDAVARLSGYLNTSAFCRAFKACTGRTPTEVRGARSVV; translated from the coding sequence ATGATCTACCTCACTTGGTCTGCACCGAGCCTGTGGCATGGCTTGCGGGCGTATGCCCGGGAAGCAGGCTGGTTGCTGGTCGCTCCTCCCACGCTGCTGGCCGGCCCACCCAAGACTCCCATAAAATTCGATGGAGTCATTATTCTGCCCACAGAATACACCGCGTTCGATGCGCGAAAGTTTTTCCCGGGGGCCAAGATTGTCGATATACTCGGCGCAAAGGGATTGGTCCCTGATGCGAGGGTGATCGTCGATCACGGGAAAGTCGGGCAAATGGCTGCGAATTACCTCCACTCACTCGGATGCAAGAGCTTTCTCGGGCTTGATTTGAAAAATTACAAATACGGCCTCCGTAAGCGAAACATCGCCTACAGGTCGCAGCTGGAAGACTTGGGGATAAAGCGAGAGCATACCAAGGTGCTTCACTACGATGGCTGGGGAGAATACTCGGCGGCCAATCTTTCCATCCTGCCCGCGCACCTGAAGCGGGCGCTGGTCGGAATGCCGCTGCCGGTGGGTGTGTTCAGTCCAGACGGCTATGCCGCGGATGTGTTTGAACAGGGCGTCATGGAACTTGGATACCGCGTTCCCGACGACATCGCGGTGCTCTCGACCGACAACGACCGAGGCATCTGTGAAATGGCCCGGGTGCCCCTCTCCAGCGTAGACGTCAATCTCTCCAAGCTCGGCTACGAGGCGGCGCGCCTGCTCGACCGTCTGATGGCCGGCGACAAGAATGCGCCCCGGGAAATCGTCATCCCGCCACTCGGCATCGAAAAACGCCGCTCCACGGAACGGACGAGCTGTGACGATCCCATCGTATCGGCCATTCTCGAGTACATCCGGGAGCATTTCATGGAGAAGATCACGGCAGAGCTGATCATCCACGATATCCACGCGTCCCGGACGAATGCGTTCGTGCGGTTCCGCAAGGTCATGGGGCGCTCCATCGGCGAGGAAATCGAGCGGGTGCGGATCGAGCACGCGCAGTCGCTGCTGACGACGACCGACTACAAGGTCGATGCGGTGGCGCGGCTGAGCGGGTATCTGAATACGTCGGCGTTTTGCCGGGCGTTCAAGGCCTGCACGGGGCGAACACCGACCGAAGTACGCGGGGCGAGATCGGTCGTGTAG
- a CDS encoding membrane protein, with protein MRRILVLVRKELQTLLGDRQGRLLLVMPVILQMALFPLAATLEVKNATLAVYDRDGGPAAIELVQRLGSARRTFAKILFLRSEAELTRAIEEQQALAAVRIPPDFSRRVARGDAPQLQIVLDGRRSNSGQIVAGYLRQIAAGLAAGDAVAVVAGPAAQDALAVRNWFNPNLDYLDFVLPCLIAIITTVGVLVVTALSVAREREQGTFDQLLVSPFTPEMIMAGKIAPAVLVAAFQATLILLAAVFVYRVPFQGSLLMLYGGILLYALALAGVGLFISSVCATQQQAFLGMFSFMMPAIMLSGFAAPVENMPVFLQHVSWFNPIRHFMEVVKAVYLKNATPAHVAELAWPLLVIGAVTLTAAGVVFRRKAT; from the coding sequence CTGCGCCGCATACTCGTTCTCGTCCGCAAGGAATTGCAGACCTTGCTCGGCGACCGCCAGGGGCGGTTGCTGCTGGTCATGCCGGTGATCCTGCAGATGGCGCTGTTCCCGCTGGCGGCGACGCTGGAAGTGAAGAACGCCACCCTGGCCGTTTACGACCGGGATGGCGGACCGGCGGCCATCGAACTCGTGCAACGGCTCGGCTCGGCGCGGCGCACGTTTGCGAAAATCCTTTTTCTGCGAAGCGAGGCGGAGCTGACGCGCGCCATCGAGGAGCAGCAGGCGCTGGCGGCGGTGCGCATCCCGCCGGATTTTTCCCGGCGGGTGGCGCGCGGCGATGCGCCGCAGTTGCAGATCGTGCTGGACGGGCGAAGGTCCAACAGCGGGCAGATCGTCGCGGGCTACCTCCGGCAGATTGCGGCGGGGCTGGCGGCGGGCGATGCCGTTGCCGTCGTCGCCGGGCCGGCTGCGCAGGATGCCCTGGCGGTGCGCAACTGGTTCAACCCGAATCTCGATTACCTCGACTTCGTCCTGCCGTGCCTGATCGCGATCATCACGACGGTGGGCGTGCTGGTGGTGACGGCGCTTTCGGTGGCGCGCGAGCGCGAGCAGGGGACGTTTGACCAGTTGCTGGTGTCGCCGTTCACGCCCGAGATGATCATGGCCGGGAAAATCGCCCCGGCGGTGCTCGTGGCGGCGTTTCAGGCGACGCTCATCCTGCTGGCGGCGGTGTTCGTTTACCGCGTGCCGTTCCAGGGCAGCCTGCTGATGCTTTACGGCGGCATCCTGCTCTACGCGCTGGCGCTGGCCGGCGTGGGGCTTTTCATTTCGTCGGTCTGCGCGACGCAGCAGCAGGCGTTTCTGGGGATGTTCAGCTTCATGATGCCGGCGATCATGCTGTCGGGTTTCGCGGCGCCGGTGGAAAACATGCCGGTGTTCCTCCAGCATGTTTCGTGGTTCAATCCGATCCGGCACTTCATGGAAGTGGTGAAGGCGGTGTACCTGAAAAATGCGACCCCCGCGCACGTCGCGGAGCTGGCTTGGCCGCTGCTGGTGATCGGGGCGGTCACCCTGACGGCGGCGGGCGTGGTTTTCCGGCGGAAGGCGACGTGA
- a CDS encoding L-glyceraldehyde 3-phosphate reductase produces MYLASPSRYDNPSLYRRCGRSGLHLPLVSLGLWHNFGGVDVFENSRAIVRRAFDLGVTHFDLANNYGPPPGSAEENFGKMLRHDLAPYRDELVISTKAGYRMWPGPYGEWGSRKYLLSSLDASLRRLGLDYVDIFYHHRPDPDTPLEESMGALAHAVRSGKAIHAGLSNYNAEQTARAAKLLRELGVPALIHQPVYNMFNRWIEPELLGVLEREGMGCIPFSPLAQGLLTNRYLNGIPDDARAAKAHGFLKADRVTPEVLAKVKALDAIARERGQSLAQMALAWTIRDKRVTTALIGASKVSQLEDNLAALKTLDFSSDELAAIEKALAG; encoded by the coding sequence ATGTATCTCGCTTCCCCGTCCCGTTACGATAATCCCTCGCTCTACCGCCGCTGCGGCCGCTCCGGCCTGCACCTGCCGCTGGTCTCGCTCGGACTGTGGCACAACTTCGGCGGTGTCGATGTATTCGAAAACAGCCGCGCCATCGTGCGGCGCGCTTTCGATCTCGGCGTCACGCACTTCGATCTCGCCAACAACTACGGTCCGCCGCCCGGCTCGGCCGAGGAGAATTTCGGGAAAATGCTCCGCCATGACCTCGCCCCGTACCGCGACGAACTCGTGATTTCCACCAAGGCCGGCTACCGGATGTGGCCCGGCCCGTATGGCGAGTGGGGTTCGCGCAAATACCTGCTCTCTTCCCTCGACGCCTCGCTCCGCCGCCTCGGGCTCGACTACGTCGACATTTTTTATCACCACCGCCCCGATCCCGACACGCCGCTGGAGGAATCGATGGGCGCGCTCGCCCATGCCGTGCGCAGCGGCAAGGCGATCCATGCCGGTCTTTCCAACTACAACGCCGAACAGACGGCGCGCGCCGCGAAACTGCTGCGCGAACTGGGCGTGCCGGCGCTCATCCACCAGCCGGTTTACAACATGTTCAACCGCTGGATCGAACCCGAACTGCTCGGCGTGCTGGAACGCGAGGGCATGGGCTGCATCCCGTTCTCGCCGCTGGCGCAGGGGCTTCTCACCAATCGTTATCTCAACGGCATTCCCGACGACGCCCGCGCCGCCAAGGCGCACGGTTTCCTCAAGGCCGACCGCGTGACACCCGAAGTGCTGGCGAAGGTGAAGGCGCTCGATGCGATCGCCCGCGAGCGCGGCCAGTCGCTGGCGCAGATGGCGCTGGCCTGGACGATCCGCGACAAGCGCGTGACTACGGCACTGATCGGAGCCAGCAAGGTCAGCCAGCTCGAGGACAACCTCGCCGCGCTGAAGACCCTCGACTTCTCCTCCGACGAACTGGCGGCGATCGAAAAGGCGCTGGCAGGGTGA
- a CDS encoding 16S rRNA methyltransferase — protein MNLILFEPSELAKPLPRTDPRAEHILAVLRRRPGDTFDAGLIDGPLGKATLAGVTPSGLTLSFAATREPPPLPPVTLVVGLARPQTARKILFEATTLGVGAIHFVATEKTDPNYAASTLWRSGEWRRHLVDAAQQAFDTSLPAVTWNRSLAQALADENVSAASLRIALDNYEATAGLHEAVAGKRSGGCVLAVGPERGWGDHDRDLLRGSGFTLVHLGSRVLRVETAVVAGLAVMIAGSSGRASADAPATCQESRPGRSK, from the coding sequence ATGAACCTCATCCTCTTCGAACCTTCCGAACTGGCAAAACCGCTCCCGCGGACCGACCCGCGGGCGGAGCATATCCTCGCGGTGCTCCGCCGCCGGCCGGGCGACACCTTCGACGCCGGCCTGATCGACGGTCCGCTAGGCAAGGCGACCCTCGCCGGCGTGACGCCGAGCGGACTGACGCTCTCGTTTGCGGCCACGCGCGAGCCGCCGCCGCTTCCGCCCGTGACGCTCGTCGTCGGCCTGGCGCGCCCGCAGACCGCGCGCAAGATCCTGTTCGAGGCGACCACGCTCGGCGTAGGCGCGATCCACTTTGTGGCGACGGAAAAGACCGACCCCAACTACGCCGCGAGCACGCTGTGGCGCTCCGGTGAATGGCGGCGGCATCTCGTGGACGCGGCGCAACAGGCGTTCGACACGAGCCTGCCGGCCGTCACCTGGAACCGTTCGCTGGCGCAGGCGCTGGCGGATGAGAATGTATCCGCTGCTTCGTTACGCATCGCGCTCGACAATTACGAGGCGACCGCCGGCCTGCATGAGGCGGTCGCGGGCAAACGTTCCGGCGGCTGCGTGCTCGCCGTCGGCCCGGAGCGCGGCTGGGGCGACCACGACCGCGACCTGCTGCGCGGGAGCGGCTTCACGCTCGTTCACCTGGGTTCGCGGGTCCTGCGGGTGGAAACGGCAGTGGTGGCGGGGCTGGCGGTGATGATCGCCGGTTCGTCCGGCCGGGCTTCTGCCGATGCTCCGGCAACCTGTCAGGAATCACGGCCGGGCCGGTCGAAATAG
- a CDS encoding glycoside hydrolase family 2 has translation MSTSFASSLLPGNITGASPRHRLLFNEGWQFRPPGYSNSTDGWLTLDLPHDWGVESGFDISLPGETGKLRWWGEAWYRKTLRLEPGDEDRLVSLEIEGAMANATVWVNGQRAGGWAYGYTSFHVELTPHLDHDGPDNLIAIHLDNPPDSSRWYPGGGLYRNVWLHKTGRIHVAPDSPVVTTRELAADHGRASLDVSLEISNTTAEPVTVCVRVDLHPLADTGEKSTHPVTEISSPFLELPAQAAASHSMLAEITAPRLWTLHTEQSAPPGLYVAVVTVEDAKTGALLDRIETTFGIRTARFDPNTGFHLNHSAGPTRIQGVCLHHDLGPLGAAAHPGAIARQLTLLRELGCNAIRCAHNPPAPSLLDLCDRMGFLVMDELCDAWRIAKKPNGYQTLFDDWVERDLRAMVRRDRHHPSVILWSIGNEIPEQTSSDGPALSARLAGIVREEDPERRPVTGGMNIPESGFNGWQRAYDVFGYNYKPHLYSAFREANPGIPLIGAETASTVSTRGEYVFPVTDDPAGGIVAPPACQVSSYDLYAPHWATTPDIEFAAQDAHAPAVAGEFVWTGFDYLGEPTPFNDDPSNLLNASDPATRAAIAAALDQLSRSGSPLPARSSYFGIFDLCGFPKDRYYLYQARWRPDLPMAHILPHWDWPGRIGQITPVHVYTSGDEAELFLNGRSLGVRRRGPYDYRLRWDDVIYEPGELRVVVRKHGAPWAETARHTTGPAARIELQADSGRENGHLVFVTARITDALGQLSPQANHPLHFALSADAPASLVATDNGDPTRLVPFRSPTCDAFNGLALAIFRMRSPAESSVPFSLRVSSPGLAEATLTFPGR, from the coding sequence ATGAGCACCTCCTTCGCATCGTCCTTGTTGCCCGGAAACATCACGGGAGCTTCGCCTCGCCATCGTCTTCTCTTCAACGAGGGCTGGCAGTTCCGACCTCCTGGTTATTCCAATTCGACAGACGGCTGGCTCACGCTTGATCTCCCGCACGACTGGGGTGTCGAGTCCGGCTTCGACATCTCGTTGCCCGGCGAGACCGGGAAGCTCCGCTGGTGGGGCGAGGCGTGGTATCGGAAAACGCTTCGCCTCGAACCGGGTGATGAAGACCGCCTCGTCTCACTCGAAATCGAAGGCGCGATGGCCAATGCCACCGTTTGGGTCAACGGGCAGCGTGCCGGTGGATGGGCGTATGGATACACGAGCTTCCACGTCGAGCTCACGCCGCATCTCGACCATGACGGCCCGGACAATCTCATCGCCATCCATCTCGACAATCCGCCCGATTCCTCGCGCTGGTATCCCGGTGGCGGACTGTATCGCAACGTCTGGCTCCACAAGACCGGACGCATCCATGTGGCGCCGGATTCTCCGGTCGTCACCACGCGCGAGCTCGCCGCCGACCATGGCAGGGCGAGTCTCGACGTTTCATTGGAAATTTCAAATACAACGGCGGAGCCCGTTACGGTCTGCGTTCGAGTCGATTTGCACCCGTTGGCAGATACCGGAGAAAAAAGCACGCATCCGGTAACCGAAATTTCATCCCCCTTTCTTGAGCTTCCTGCACAAGCGGCGGCGTCTCACTCGATGCTGGCGGAAATCACTGCGCCGCGACTTTGGACTCTTCACACCGAACAATCCGCTCCGCCAGGTTTGTACGTGGCCGTGGTTACGGTGGAAGACGCGAAAACCGGTGCGTTGCTCGACCGCATCGAGACCACCTTTGGCATTCGCACCGCACGCTTCGATCCGAATACGGGTTTCCACCTCAACCATTCCGCCGGGCCCACGCGCATTCAGGGGGTTTGCCTGCATCACGATCTCGGGCCGCTTGGTGCAGCGGCGCATCCCGGTGCCATTGCACGTCAGCTCACGCTTCTGCGCGAACTCGGTTGCAATGCCATCCGCTGTGCACACAACCCGCCCGCGCCTTCGCTCCTCGATCTTTGCGACCGCATGGGGTTCCTTGTCATGGATGAGTTGTGCGACGCCTGGCGCATCGCCAAAAAGCCGAATGGATACCAGACCCTGTTCGACGATTGGGTGGAACGCGACTTGCGGGCGATGGTGCGACGCGACCGGCATCATCCGAGCGTGATTCTCTGGAGCATTGGCAACGAAATCCCCGAGCAGACCTCGTCCGACGGTCCCGCGCTCTCCGCCCGCCTGGCCGGGATCGTGCGCGAGGAAGACCCCGAACGCCGTCCGGTGACCGGCGGCATGAACATTCCCGAGTCGGGTTTCAACGGCTGGCAGCGGGCGTATGATGTCTTTGGCTACAACTACAAGCCGCACCTTTACTCCGCATTCCGCGAGGCCAATCCCGGCATTCCGCTGATCGGGGCAGAGACCGCCTCCACCGTGAGCACGCGCGGCGAATATGTGTTTCCCGTCACGGATGATCCGGCGGGAGGCATCGTCGCTCCGCCCGCCTGTCAGGTCAGTTCCTACGATCTTTATGCGCCTCATTGGGCGACGACGCCCGATATCGAATTTGCGGCACAGGACGCTCATGCGCCTGCCGTCGCCGGCGAGTTTGTATGGACCGGCTTCGATTACCTCGGCGAACCGACGCCGTTCAACGACGACCCGAGCAATCTCCTCAACGCGTCCGATCCGGCGACGCGTGCCGCCATCGCCGCTGCGCTTGATCAACTCTCCCGCTCCGGCTCCCCGCTCCCGGCACGCAGTTCCTACTTCGGCATTTTTGACCTCTGCGGTTTCCCGAAGGATCGCTATTATCTTTACCAGGCCCGCTGGCGTCCTGATCTGCCGATGGCGCACATCCTGCCGCATTGGGACTGGCCGGGGCGCATCGGCCAGATCACCCCGGTCCATGTTTACACCAGCGGCGACGAAGCCGAATTGTTTCTCAACGGCCGCTCGCTCGGCGTCCGCCGTCGCGGTCCGTACGATTACCGGCTCCGCTGGGACGATGTAATTTACGAGCCCGGCGAACTCCGCGTCGTTGTCAGAAAGCACGGTGCACCCTGGGCCGAAACCGCCCGGCATACGACCGGCCCGGCTGCGCGTATCGAGTTGCAGGCCGACTCCGGCCGTGAAAACGGTCATCTCGTTTTCGTGACCGCACGCATCACCGATGCACTGGGGCAACTTTCGCCGCAGGCAAACCACCCGCTCCACTTCGCGCTCTCCGCCGATGCGCCCGCGAGTCTTGTCGCCACGGACAACGGCGACCCCACGCGCCTCGTTCCCTTCCGGTCCCCGACCTGCGACGCCTTCAACGGACTCGCCCTGGCCATTTTTCGTATGCGTTCGCCGGCAGAGTCATCCGTTCCATTTTCGCTCCGTGTCAGCTCTCCCGGTCTGGCCGAAGCCACGCTCACCTTTCCCGGCAGGTGA
- a CDS encoding membrane protein has translation MSLAADLLKEVPLFKFLSDQERETLGKTLEIVRYPKNSTVFNVGDPGDSFYVICTGHVEVFFKNNTGEQVVLETPRAGEFFGELSMLDGGPRSASVRVVEDLEAVRVSRDRLEAFLQAHPTTAMSFLTAMGRRMRVSAEKLRHTATRNVNEAAADNRTLVQKSADWIAEFAGSITFLILHVIWFTLWLVLNTVKVPGIPQFDPYPFGFLTLTVSLEAIFLSVFVLLSQNRQAAKDRVRSDVEYDVNLKAELEIMHLHEKVDRMNADVLDRLEKLRRAQPAASASPAPEGRPPS, from the coding sequence ATGAGCCTTGCCGCCGACCTGCTGAAAGAGGTCCCGCTGTTCAAATTCCTGAGCGATCAGGAACGCGAGACGCTGGGGAAAACCCTGGAAATCGTCCGTTATCCGAAAAATTCGACGGTATTCAACGTCGGCGATCCGGGTGATTCGTTCTATGTGATCTGCACGGGCCATGTGGAGGTGTTTTTCAAGAACAACACCGGCGAACAGGTCGTGCTCGAGACGCCCCGGGCGGGAGAATTTTTTGGCGAACTTTCGATGCTCGACGGAGGACCGCGCAGCGCTTCGGTCCGTGTGGTGGAGGATCTCGAGGCCGTGCGCGTGAGCCGTGACCGCCTCGAGGCATTTTTGCAGGCGCACCCGACCACGGCGATGAGTTTTCTCACCGCGATGGGGCGCCGCATGCGTGTATCGGCCGAAAAACTGCGGCACACGGCCACGCGCAACGTCAACGAGGCCGCGGCGGACAACCGCACTCTCGTGCAGAAGTCGGCGGACTGGATCGCGGAGTTTGCCGGCAGCATCACGTTCCTGATCCTGCACGTGATCTGGTTCACGCTCTGGCTCGTTCTCAACACGGTGAAGGTGCCGGGCATCCCGCAGTTCGATCCGTATCCGTTCGGGTTTCTCACGCTGACGGTTTCGCTGGAAGCGATTTTCCTCTCGGTCTTCGTGCTGTTGAGCCAGAACCGCCAGGCGGCGAAGGACCGGGTACGCTCCGACGTGGAGTACGATGTGAACCTGAAGGCCGAACTCGAGATCATGCACCTGCACGAAAAGGTGGACCGCATGAACGCCGACGTGCTCGACCGCCTCGAGAAACTCCGGCGCGCGCAGCCCGCCGCATCCGCCTCGCCTGCGCCGGAGGGCCGGCCGCCTTCCTGA
- a CDS encoding membrane protein: protein MNLRRLVALCRKESLQIVRDPVTILIAFILPVVMLFIYGYGLNLDTGRTRIGLLCEDTSPEARRLAASFTGSPYLDVQAFTDRGAMGEALTRSRIRGFVVIPPDFSARVEREGAAAAPLQVVADGSEPNTASFVQAYVLGAWQGWLEHRADDLGLPPPAAHAISLEQTFWFNPTAESRYYLIPGSITVIMTVIGALLTALVVAREWERGTMEALLASPVTRAEMLLGKIVPYYVLGMAVLFLCVAVARGVMGVPFRGSLFALWAAGSLFLLSVLGMGLLLSTVTRNQFNAAQATLMAAFLPAMMLSGFIFEIASMPAPVRAASHVIPARYFVTAMQTIFQAGDLWPVVRPCLVFLGCTAVLFLGITALKTRRRLD, encoded by the coding sequence GTGAACCTCCGTCGTCTCGTCGCCCTTTGCCGGAAGGAATCGCTGCAGATCGTCCGCGACCCCGTGACCATCCTCATCGCGTTCATCCTGCCGGTGGTCATGTTGTTCATTTACGGATACGGCCTCAATCTCGACACGGGGCGCACGCGCATCGGGCTGCTCTGCGAAGACACGTCGCCGGAAGCGCGGCGGCTGGCGGCGAGTTTTACCGGATCGCCTTACCTCGACGTGCAGGCGTTCACGGATCGCGGTGCGATGGGCGAGGCGCTGACGCGGTCGCGGATTCGCGGATTCGTGGTGATCCCGCCGGACTTCTCCGCGCGGGTGGAGCGCGAGGGCGCGGCGGCCGCGCCGCTCCAGGTCGTGGCCGACGGTTCGGAACCCAACACGGCCAGCTTCGTGCAGGCTTACGTGCTCGGCGCCTGGCAGGGCTGGCTGGAGCACCGCGCGGACGATCTCGGGCTGCCGCCGCCCGCCGCGCATGCCATCTCGCTGGAACAGACCTTCTGGTTCAACCCGACGGCGGAGAGCCGCTATTACCTGATACCGGGCTCGATCACGGTCATCATGACGGTCATCGGCGCGCTGCTCACGGCGCTCGTCGTGGCGCGCGAGTGGGAACGCGGGACCATGGAGGCGTTGCTGGCATCGCCGGTCACCCGGGCCGAAATGCTCCTGGGCAAGATCGTGCCCTACTACGTGCTCGGGATGGCGGTGCTGTTTCTGTGCGTGGCGGTGGCGCGCGGAGTGATGGGCGTGCCGTTTCGCGGATCGTTGTTCGCGCTCTGGGCGGCGGGGTCGCTGTTTCTGCTGAGCGTGCTGGGGATGGGGCTGCTGCTTTCCACGGTGACGCGCAACCAGTTCAATGCGGCGCAGGCCACGCTCATGGCGGCGTTTTTGCCGGCGATGATGCTGTCGGGATTCATCTTTGAAATCGCGTCGATGCCCGCGCCGGTCCGCGCGGCGAGCCACGTGATCCCGGCGCGCTATTTCGTGACGGCGATGCAGACGATTTTCCAGGCGGGCGACCTGTGGCCCGTGGTGCGTCCGTGTCTGGTTTTCCTCGGCTGCACCGCGGTGCTGTTTCTGGGGATCACCGCGCTGAAAACAAGGAGGCGGCTGGACTGA